From a region of the Arachis ipaensis cultivar K30076 chromosome B09, Araip1.1, whole genome shotgun sequence genome:
- the LOC107614612 gene encoding pentatricopeptide repeat-containing protein At1g52620-like: MSKAILARIKPRNLSKATTFTPTRFSPCIHNLVIDAVRILATHAQWQDSLESRFAESEVLVSDVAHFILDRIHDPELGLKFFDWANSRPFSCSLDGFAYSSLLKLLARFRVFSEIELVLDSMKVGNLKPTHEALNSLIRAYGDSGMVDAALRLFYTVREMHGCFPSVVASNSLLNCLVKRGNVEVARKLYDEMLVTDGGTGKVVDNYSTGIVVKGLCGFGKVEEGRRLIVDRWGKGCVPHVVFYNMIIDGYCKKGDLQAATRVFKELKLKGFLPTLETYGAMINSLCKEGDFLTIDQLMKEMAERGLRVDIQVYNNIIDAQYKHGLVAKVSETMRRMAEMGCKPDITTYNIRVGRIKEADELLERAIERGLMPNKFSYTPLMHAYCRKGDYVKASNMLFKIAETGEKPDVVSYGAFIHGAVAAGEIDVALMVRVKMMERGVIADAQIYNVLMSSLCKKGNFPAAKLLLSEMLDRNVQPDAYVYATLVDGLIRNGELDEARKLFEVIIAKGIDPGIVGYNAMIKGFCKFGKMADALSCLNRIKNARHAPDEYTYSTFIDGYVKQHDLQSALKMFGQMVKQNLKPNVVTYTSLINGFCNIADLGRAEKVFAGMQSFNLQPNVVTYTILIGGFCKTAKPEKAATFFELMLTNSCLPNDTTFHYLINGLTNNTNALVLVEKNESDKDCRTLLLDFFAVMISDGWSPVIAAYDSIIISLCKHGMFDTAQLLQTKMQSKGFPMDPVCFSALLHGLCQKGKSKEWRNTITCDISKIDLQTAVKYSLILDKYLGQGTHSEASVILQTLIDDSRASEHPVEHDLKVIVR; the protein is encoded by the coding sequence ATGTCAAAGGCCATCCTTGCTCGAATCAAACCCCGTAACCTCTCCAAAGCCACCACCTTTACGCCGACCCGCTTCAGTCCCTGCATCCACAACCTCGTTATTGACGCTGTTCGAATACTGGCAACCCACGCCCAATGGCAGGACTCCCTTGAGTCTCGCTTTGCAGAATCCGAGGTTCTAGTTTCGGACGTTGCCCATTTCATTCTAGACCGAATACATGACCCCGAACTGGGTTTGAAGTTCTTCGACTGGGCTAACTCGAGACCCTTTTCTTGTTCCCTCGATGGCTTTGCTTATTCCTCTCTTCTTAAACTCCTGGCAAGATTCAGAGTGTTCTCTGAGATCGAGCTGGTTCTGGACAGCATGAAAGTTGGGAACTTGAAGCCTACCCATGAAGCTTTGAACTCTCTGATTCGAGCCTACGGAGATTCTGGGATGGTTGATGCTGCCCTACGGTTATTCTATACAGTGCGGGAAATGCATGGTTGTTTTCCCAGTGTTGTCGCTTCTAATTCGTTGCTGAATTGTTTGGTCAAAAGGGGGAACGTTGAGGTTGCAAGGAAGCTGTATGATGAAATGCTTGTGACAGATGGTGGCACTGGTAAGGTTGTGGATAACTATAGCACCGGGATAGTGGTTAAGGGTCTATGCGGCTTTGGGAAGGTTGAGGAAGGTAGAAGGTTGATTGTAGATAGATGGGGGAAGGGTTGTGTGCCCCATGTTGTGTTCTACAATATGATTATTGATGGGTATTGCAAGAAGGGTGATCTCCAAGCTGCAACTAGAGTGTTCAAGGAACTGAAATTGAAGGGATTTTTGCCAACGTTAGAAACTTATGGTGCTATGATTAACAGTTTATGCAAGGAAGGGGATTTTTTGACAATTGATCAACTTATGAAAGAAATGGCTGAGAGGGGATTGCGTGTGGATATTCAAGTgtataataatattattgatgCTCAATACAAGCACGGTCTGGTGGCAAAAGTATCTGAGACAATGAGAAGGATGGCTGAGATGGGCTGTAAGCCGGATATTACTACTTACAATATTAGGGTTGGAAGGATCAAAGAAGCTGATGAACTTTTAGAGAGGGCAATAGAAAGGGGATTAATGCCTAACAAGTTTAGTTATACGCCTCTTATGCATGCTTATTGCAGAAAAGGGGATTATGTTAAGGCATCAAATATGCTTTTTAAGATTGCCGAAACAGGAGAAAAACCAGACGTGGTTTCGTATGGGGCTTTTATCCATGGAGCCGTTGCTGCCGGGGAAATTGATGTTGCACTTATGGTACGGGTTAAAATGATGGAAAGGGGAGTAATTGCTGATGCCCAAATTTACAATGTCCTGATGAGTAGCCTCTGCAAGAAAGGGAATTTTCCTGCTGCCAAATTGCTACTTTCAGAAATGCTTGACCGAAATGTTCAACCAGATGCATATGTTTATGCCACCTTGGTAGATGGATTAATTAGGAATGGTGAACTTGATGAGGCAAGAAAGCTTTTTGAAGTCATAATTGCAAAGGGTATAGACCCCGGTATTGTTGGGTACAATGCCATGATTAAAGGTTTTTGTAAATTCGGAAAGATGGCAGATGCTCTGTCATGCTTGAATAGGATTAAAAATGCACGTCATGCTCCAGATGAATACACTTATTCCACATTTATAGATGGGTATGTGAAGCAGCATGACTTGCAAAGTGCACTCAAGATGTTTGGGCAGATGGTGAAACAGAACCTCAAGCCAAATGTGGTCACCTACACGTCCTTGATCAATGGATTCTGCAATATAGCAGATTTGGGCAGAGCTGAAAAAGTTTTCGCAGGGATGCAATCTTTCAATTTGCAGCCTAATGTTGTCACATACACTATACTTATAGGGGGATTCTGCAAGACCGCTAAACCTGAAAAGGCAGCAACATTTTTTGAACTTATGCTGACAAATAGTTGTCTCCCAAATGACACAACGTTCCATTATCTGATAAATGGTTTGACAAATAATACAAACGCACTGGTTCTTGTTGAGAAAAATGAGTCTGACAAAGATTGCAGAACCTTGCTATTGGATTTCTTTGCAGTGATGATATCGGATGGATGGAGCCCTGTGATTGCTGCTTATGATTCCATTATTATTTCTCTTTGTAAGCATGGAATGTTTGACACTGCTCAGTTGTTGCAAACAAAGATGCAGAGTAAGGGGTTTCCTATGGATCCTGTATGTTTCAGCGCTCTGCTACATGGGTTATGCCAGAAAGGTAAATCAAAAGAGTGGAGAAATACTATAACTTGCGACATAAGTAAGATTGACCTACAAACTGCTGTTAAGTATTCCCTGATATTAGACAAATACTTGGGTCAAGGTACGCATTCAGAGGCTTCAGTTATTTTGCAGACCTTGATTGATGACTCCAGGGCTTCTGAGCATCCTGTAGAACATGATCTAAAGGTTATAGTAAGATAG